Proteins encoded by one window of Desulfovibrio ferrophilus:
- a CDS encoding biotin attachment protein: MIDVKALLDEMKASPFKVIDIVAPHTGVVEYVATEPGTCVFGARGTWREKPGTLLLNLERERNKKPVYAPLKGEIETAFKELDGTFVEAGTLLATIRHYLTKDEVIEAILKKTLYLFNAPEQAKYYFFPEVDTKIKASGPQSVKVHDGMELFIVSRMKREAPLVYSGPEGMIYAVYFKHNESIEAGTPLIGVCPEDQLSLIQDVVSRVQSEWEERD; this comes from the coding sequence GTGATAGACGTCAAGGCACTACTGGATGAAATGAAGGCTTCGCCCTTCAAGGTGATAGATATTGTGGCCCCGCATACCGGGGTTGTTGAATACGTGGCTACCGAACCCGGCACTTGCGTTTTTGGGGCTCGGGGGACCTGGCGTGAAAAGCCGGGAACCCTGTTGCTCAATCTGGAGCGCGAGCGCAACAAGAAGCCTGTGTACGCTCCGCTCAAGGGAGAGATCGAGACGGCCTTCAAGGAGTTGGATGGTACTTTTGTCGAGGCCGGGACGCTGTTGGCGACCATTCGACATTATCTGACCAAGGATGAGGTTATCGAGGCCATCCTCAAGAAGACTCTGTACCTGTTCAATGCTCCCGAGCAGGCCAAGTACTATTTCTTCCCCGAGGTGGACACCAAGATCAAGGCCTCAGGCCCGCAGTCCGTAAAGGTACACGACGGGATGGAGTTGTTTATTGTTTCGCGCATGAAGCGCGAGGCTCCACTTGTCTATAGCGGCCCCGAAGGCATGATCTACGCCGTGTATTTCAAGCACAACGAGAGCATCGAGGCTGGGACACCATTGATTGGCGTTTGCCCCGAGGATCAGCTGTCATTGATTCAGGACGTGGTCAGCCGCGTTCAGAGTGAATGGGAAGAGCGCGACTAG
- a CDS encoding carboxyl transferase domain-containing protein encodes MDIEKRILSLTERLQYIKDIFGEKENVNVELLESKLADFNQRENGLSEEDQARQLAALEDLYVFLEKKLERELTAMDKVRIVRHPQRICLKDILENVYDNYTELGGEGEYNIDPSMLIARAYISRLVGGKVYNQPVMVIGQEKGHGEEFRNGGSVKPWGNAKALHYMKVAETENIPIHTYVFTPGSFPIEDYPGAAQQIAKNLYEMAGLTVPMIAVFSEGGSGGAEAVGLADVRLMLSHGYYSVISPEGAAAIEGRLRGGDRASAELIETCAQRLKMTADDNRAMGYIDRVIPEPALGARPEHYEFFKLLRSEVIGATDEVVLNVKGWRFFRAMTVQTRKKKKGANAEDIYVRWSLSAGARSRLAWRRYQRFRKMSLGAFIDRTPFNRKMERLMRETGWSIYSFFKYDFLRKHQKKISHVMEEIGSEIQVVKDRVAVPVRWVRETLALSSKQENIEETEKSLTELSCWDEDACDPGSGASYVSPQAREDYAVTCPNSATHGCKDLWAPDLFRDFGGVCSNCGHHFRMEYQWYMHNLFDYNSIFEFSRNVEAGNPLSYDGLDAKLEKAKAQTGLKSACITFEARIKHINVVCATLVGSFRGGTVGAAEGEKFVRACERARRKHYPLIAYVHGTAGIRIQEGVNGVIQMPRCTMAVRRYIEAGGLYIVVYDTNSYAGPLASFLGCSPYQFAIRSANIGFAGPGVIKETTGMDIPPNYHDAHLALSRGHIHGIWDRRELRANLHQALQTMGGRNLYYR; translated from the coding sequence ATGGATATTGAAAAGAGAATACTGAGCCTCACCGAGAGGCTGCAATACATTAAGGACATCTTCGGCGAGAAGGAAAATGTCAACGTCGAGTTGTTGGAATCCAAACTTGCGGATTTCAATCAGCGCGAAAATGGCCTGTCCGAAGAGGATCAGGCCAGGCAGCTTGCCGCTCTTGAAGATTTGTACGTGTTTCTGGAGAAAAAGCTCGAACGCGAGCTGACCGCCATGGACAAGGTGCGCATTGTGCGTCATCCGCAGCGCATCTGTCTGAAGGACATTCTGGAAAACGTATACGATAACTATACCGAATTGGGTGGTGAGGGCGAGTACAACATCGACCCGAGCATGCTCATTGCGCGGGCCTACATCTCGCGTCTGGTTGGTGGCAAGGTCTACAACCAGCCCGTGATGGTCATTGGTCAGGAAAAGGGCCATGGCGAAGAGTTTCGCAACGGCGGTTCCGTCAAGCCCTGGGGTAATGCCAAGGCCTTGCACTACATGAAGGTCGCCGAAACCGAGAACATCCCCATTCATACCTATGTGTTTACTCCCGGATCGTTTCCCATCGAGGACTATCCCGGTGCAGCACAGCAGATCGCCAAGAACCTCTATGAGATGGCCGGGCTGACCGTTCCGATGATCGCCGTGTTCTCAGAAGGCGGTTCTGGCGGAGCCGAAGCTGTGGGGCTGGCAGACGTGCGTCTGATGCTATCCCATGGCTATTACTCGGTCATCAGCCCCGAAGGTGCTGCTGCCATCGAGGGACGTTTGAGGGGCGGAGATCGTGCCTCCGCCGAGCTTATTGAGACTTGTGCACAGCGCCTGAAGATGACGGCCGATGATAACAGAGCCATGGGCTATATTGACCGAGTCATCCCCGAGCCTGCTTTGGGTGCCCGCCCTGAACACTATGAATTCTTCAAGCTGCTTCGCAGCGAAGTCATCGGTGCGACGGATGAAGTTGTGCTGAACGTCAAGGGCTGGAGATTCTTCCGGGCCATGACTGTGCAGACCCGCAAAAAGAAGAAGGGTGCCAATGCCGAGGACATTTATGTCCGCTGGAGCCTTTCTGCTGGCGCGCGGTCCCGGCTTGCCTGGCGGCGTTATCAGCGTTTCCGCAAGATGAGTCTGGGAGCGTTTATCGATCGTACTCCGTTCAATCGCAAGATGGAGCGGCTGATGCGTGAGACGGGGTGGAGCATCTACTCCTTCTTCAAGTACGATTTCCTGCGCAAGCACCAGAAGAAGATCTCTCATGTCATGGAGGAGATCGGCAGCGAAATTCAGGTGGTCAAGGACCGGGTTGCCGTGCCTGTGCGATGGGTGCGTGAGACCCTGGCACTTTCCTCCAAGCAGGAGAATATCGAAGAGACTGAAAAAAGCCTGACCGAATTGTCCTGTTGGGACGAGGATGCCTGCGATCCCGGTTCCGGTGCCTCGTATGTGAGCCCCCAGGCTCGCGAGGACTACGCCGTGACCTGCCCCAACTCGGCAACCCATGGCTGCAAAGACCTCTGGGCTCCCGATCTGTTCCGTGATTTCGGTGGTGTGTGTTCCAACTGTGGACATCATTTCCGCATGGAATACCAGTGGTATATGCATAATCTGTTTGACTACAATTCCATCTTCGAGTTTTCGCGCAACGTGGAGGCGGGTAACCCCCTGTCCTACGATGGACTGGACGCCAAGCTGGAGAAGGCCAAGGCTCAGACCGGTCTGAAAAGTGCCTGCATCACCTTCGAGGCTCGGATCAAGCACATCAATGTGGTCTGCGCTACCCTTGTCGGTTCGTTCCGTGGGGGCACCGTTGGTGCGGCCGAGGGTGAGAAGTTCGTACGCGCCTGTGAACGCGCGCGGCGCAAGCATTACCCGCTTATTGCCTATGTGCATGGCACGGCTGGCATCCGTATCCAGGAAGGCGTCAATGGCGTTATCCAGATGCCGCGTTGCACCATGGCCGTACGGCGCTACATTGAGGCTGGCGGGTTGTATATTGTTGTGTACGATACCAACTCCTATGCTGGCCCCCTGGCAAGTTTCCTGGGCTGTTCGCCATACCAGTTCGCCATTCGCTCGGCCAATATTGGCTTTGCCGGACCCGGTGTGATCAAGGAGACCACAGGCATGGATATTCCGCCCAACTACCATGACGCGCATCTGGCGCTGTCGCGCGGGCATATCCACGGCATTTGGGATCGTCGCGAGTTGCGTGCGAACCTGCATCAGGCCCTGCAAACCATGGGTGGTCGCAACCTGTATTACAGGTAG
- a CDS encoding biotin carboxylase N-terminal domain-containing protein has protein sequence MSNNEKVLVANRGEIAIRIVQACIKLGLDFVCVYTETDRDSGHVRLAREKGGETSLYRISSYQDDNEILAVADASGATAVHPGYGFFAEDFRFARRVTQRKQGLTWIGPSWKVIRELGDKINTKRLARGLGVPTVPGSDRPIYDEMEAEAIARNLFAFQEEQGVKRPVVLVKASAGGGGMGIDEIHDIEAFRSVYRRIRNYSKRQFGDEGVLVEQRIFDFNHLEVQLLCDRHGSEPLQFGSRNCTVQSTGRQKRVEVAPGFAPAELDYAFDAAKVLEQIKDHSLAIAREAGYDSVGTWEWIVTPKGEPFLMEVNTRIQVENGVSAVISRINGKGDVDLIAEQIRLGLGEEIGYSQKDIEFEGVGIEYRLIAEDPDNRFTPWSGVIDSFAWKDESWLSMYTQVPTDVAYRIPTDFDPNLALAIIWGKDLAEAKSRGLEFLDNLVLEGKDSSGEGLKSNVEFLRKKTADLLVFS, from the coding sequence GTGTCGAACAACGAAAAAGTATTGGTGGCAAATAGAGGCGAGATCGCCATTAGGATAGTCCAGGCCTGCATTAAATTGGGTCTGGATTTTGTTTGTGTATACACCGAAACCGACCGTGACTCCGGGCATGTCCGTCTGGCTCGTGAAAAGGGCGGGGAGACATCCCTGTACCGCATCTCGTCGTACCAGGATGATAATGAAATCCTGGCTGTCGCAGATGCCTCGGGAGCTACTGCAGTTCATCCCGGTTATGGTTTTTTTGCCGAAGATTTCCGCTTTGCCAGGCGAGTCACCCAGCGCAAGCAGGGGCTGACCTGGATCGGACCCTCCTGGAAAGTGATTCGCGAACTGGGTGACAAGATCAACACCAAGCGTTTGGCCCGCGGGCTGGGCGTGCCCACCGTCCCTGGTTCCGACCGTCCCATCTATGATGAAATGGAAGCCGAGGCGATTGCCCGCAACCTGTTTGCCTTCCAGGAAGAGCAGGGGGTCAAGCGCCCCGTAGTTCTGGTCAAGGCGTCTGCGGGAGGCGGCGGAATGGGTATCGATGAGATTCATGACATCGAGGCTTTCCGTAGCGTATATCGCCGCATTCGCAACTACTCCAAGCGCCAGTTTGGTGACGAAGGCGTGTTGGTGGAGCAGCGGATTTTCGATTTCAACCACCTTGAAGTTCAGCTTCTGTGTGACCGCCATGGCTCTGAGCCGTTGCAGTTCGGCAGCCGCAACTGCACCGTGCAGTCCACGGGACGTCAGAAACGCGTTGAGGTTGCGCCCGGGTTCGCTCCCGCGGAACTCGATTATGCTTTCGACGCTGCCAAGGTGTTGGAGCAGATCAAGGATCACAGCCTGGCCATCGCGCGTGAAGCCGGATACGACAGTGTCGGCACTTGGGAATGGATCGTGACCCCCAAGGGCGAGCCATTTCTGATGGAAGTCAACACCCGCATCCAGGTGGAAAACGGTGTGTCTGCCGTGATTTCGCGTATTAATGGCAAGGGTGATGTGGACCTGATTGCGGAGCAGATTCGTTTGGGACTTGGCGAAGAAATCGGCTACTCCCAGAAGGATATAGAATTCGAAGGGGTTGGCATCGAGTATCGCCTCATTGCCGAAGACCCTGACAATCGCTTCACCCCCTGGTCCGGCGTCATCGATTCCTTCGCCTGGAAGGACGAGTCCTGGCTGTCCATGTACACTCAGGTCCCCACTGATGTTGCGTACCGGATTCCGACTGATTTCGACCCAAACCTTGCGCTCGCAATTATTTGGGGTAAGGACCTTGCAGAGGCCAAGTCACGCGGCCTGGAGTTTCTTGACAACCTCGTGCTCGAGGGGAAAGACTCTTCTGGTGAAGGACTGAAGTCCAACGTGGAGTTCCTGCGCAAAAAGACTGCGGACCTCCTCGTTTTTTCCTGA
- a CDS encoding PilZ domain-containing protein, with protein MSSSDLDFSIGADDGGSQRRAFRAKIPGVAVYVPIRKETFDVADLSAMGLAFMDSAKGFTEGQVIEFDLLINKKVFLNKLTAKVMRVLDKGIIGCNFEGVDHRKEVKLDKLVLEVQKRLIAIKKKSRE; from the coding sequence GTGTCTTCATCAGACCTTGATTTTTCAATTGGTGCCGACGATGGCGGCAGTCAGCGGCGAGCTTTTCGGGCCAAGATTCCCGGAGTGGCAGTGTATGTCCCCATCCGCAAAGAGACGTTCGATGTTGCGGATTTGTCAGCGATGGGGTTGGCGTTTATGGACTCTGCCAAAGGCTTTACCGAGGGTCAGGTTATCGAATTTGATCTGCTCATCAACAAGAAAGTCTTCCTGAATAAATTGACGGCCAAGGTGATGCGTGTCCTCGACAAGGGGATTATCGGTTGCAATTTCGAAGGTGTCGACCATCGCAAGGAAGTTAAACTGGACAAACTGGTTCTTGAAGTCCAGAAGCGGCTGATAGCAATCAAGAAAAAGTCCCGAGAATAA
- a CDS encoding OmpA/MotB family protein, whose product MADEHHELDTEEPVVESNEWITTFADMSLLLLVFFILLFSMSTIDQTKFTDSFLAVKVALGQKEKELMTARVKTEEAAILDTVRMQKQLIESQRKVFSDVRTFITRKGVEGVVGAVLEEGKITLRVPGDVLFAPGQVELGPQGKKVIRTLKDFLAKSVDQHMNIKGFTDDVPPSRNSRFKDNWEISSLRAVYVLRYLMELGLDQKRLTATGLADLEPLYPNNTAENRARNRRVEIVLEKRVSK is encoded by the coding sequence GTGGCCGATGAACACCACGAACTCGACACGGAAGAACCGGTAGTCGAATCCAACGAGTGGATAACCACCTTTGCAGACATGTCGCTGTTGTTGTTGGTGTTCTTCATCCTGCTGTTCTCCATGTCCACCATTGACCAAACGAAGTTCACGGACTCGTTTCTGGCTGTGAAGGTTGCCCTTGGCCAGAAAGAGAAGGAGCTGATGACAGCGCGGGTCAAGACCGAGGAGGCCGCCATCCTCGATACCGTGCGCATGCAGAAGCAGTTGATCGAGTCCCAGCGCAAGGTGTTCTCCGATGTTCGGACGTTCATTACCCGCAAGGGTGTGGAGGGCGTGGTCGGTGCTGTGTTGGAAGAGGGCAAGATTACACTCCGAGTCCCCGGTGATGTGCTTTTTGCTCCAGGTCAGGTTGAGCTTGGGCCTCAGGGCAAGAAGGTCATCAGGACGCTTAAAGATTTTCTGGCTAAATCTGTTGATCAACACATGAATATCAAAGGATTTACCGACGACGTACCACCTAGCCGGAATAGCCGGTTCAAGGATAACTGGGAGATTTCCTCCTTGCGGGCCGTGTATGTTTTGCGATATCTTATGGAACTCGGGCTCGACCAGAAAAGGTTGACAGCCACGGGGTTGGCTGATTTAGAACCGCTGTACCCCAACAACACGGCCGAAAACCGTGCCAGGAATCGGCGGGTTGAAATCGTGCTTGAAAAAAGAGTGAGTAAGTAG
- a CDS encoding motility protein A, producing the protein MDIATLFGSIIGFVLVVSAIVMGGELSLFWNGPGVLIVVGGTFAAICVTFPLGDVIESHMGALSMFMKKKGKVEDVVNIMVRIAEISRREGLVALENIQTENPILKKACQLIADNADPQIIRDTLAIEISTMKRRHNISVEVFQKLAGYAPAFGMIGTLIGLVQMLAKLDDPQSLGPAMAVAILTTFYGTIMANLVFLPFAGKMRARTSMEELHLQIIFEGAKSILENNNPRLVYEKLSSFEPPKERKSSGR; encoded by the coding sequence ATGGATATTGCAACTCTTTTTGGGTCCATCATCGGTTTCGTTCTCGTGGTCTCCGCTATTGTCATGGGCGGCGAACTCTCTCTGTTCTGGAACGGTCCCGGTGTGCTCATTGTCGTGGGCGGTACCTTTGCCGCCATCTGCGTGACCTTCCCTCTGGGCGATGTGATCGAGTCGCACATGGGCGCGCTGTCCATGTTCATGAAAAAAAAGGGCAAGGTTGAGGATGTTGTAAACATCATGGTCCGCATCGCGGAAATCAGTCGCCGTGAGGGACTGGTCGCTCTGGAGAACATTCAGACCGAAAACCCCATTCTCAAGAAGGCCTGCCAGCTCATTGCCGACAACGCCGACCCTCAGATCATTCGCGATACTCTTGCCATTGAAATTTCCACCATGAAGCGACGGCATAATATTTCCGTCGAGGTTTTTCAGAAGCTGGCGGGCTATGCCCCGGCTTTTGGTATGATCGGTACCCTGATCGGTCTGGTGCAGATGCTGGCCAAACTTGATGACCCCCAGAGTCTTGGCCCTGCCATGGCCGTCGCTATCCTGACCACCTTCTACGGCACCATCATGGCCAACCTCGTATTCCTGCCGTTCGCGGGCAAGATGCGCGCACGCACAAGTATGGAAGAACTGCATCTGCAGATCATCTTCGAAGGTGCCAAGTCGATTCTGGAGAACAACAACCCCAGACTCGTCTACGAGAAGCTGTCTTCGTTTGAACCGCCGAAGGAGCGCAAGTCCAGTGGCCGATGA
- a CDS encoding purine-nucleoside phosphorylase, translating to MQNPQQVKSAAEFIRARLGKPHDAKTAIILGTGLGDWAKGLTEVQSFDYADIPGFVPSTVQSHAGKLTAALVGGCPVWLQQGRFHLYEGRTPDEVCMGVRTLAELGADNLIITNAAGALNPQFNAGGLMGISDHINFTGLSPLTGPNHDAWGDRFPDMSRAYDEALLELAHAKALELGIRLERGIYIGVTGPNLETPAETRAFRMLGADAVGMSTVLEVIAAHHMGLRVLGISCLTNKNLPDCMAETSLEEVIATAGAAANKLSKLLNSVITAL from the coding sequence ATGCAAAATCCCCAACAAGTTAAAAGTGCAGCAGAATTTATCCGCGCCAGACTTGGCAAGCCTCACGATGCCAAGACAGCCATCATCCTGGGCACCGGCCTGGGCGACTGGGCCAAAGGACTGACCGAGGTCCAATCCTTCGACTATGCCGACATCCCCGGCTTCGTGCCTTCCACCGTACAGAGCCACGCCGGAAAATTGACGGCAGCCTTGGTGGGCGGATGCCCCGTATGGCTGCAACAGGGTCGCTTCCACCTTTATGAAGGCCGCACCCCAGACGAAGTCTGCATGGGCGTTCGCACCCTGGCCGAACTCGGAGCCGACAATCTGATTATCACCAATGCCGCCGGAGCTTTGAACCCGCAGTTCAATGCCGGGGGGCTGATGGGCATCAGCGACCATATCAATTTTACGGGGCTGTCCCCGCTCACCGGTCCCAATCATGATGCCTGGGGCGACCGCTTCCCGGACATGAGCCGCGCCTATGACGAAGCCCTGCTCGAGCTTGCACACGCCAAGGCTCTTGAACTGGGCATCAGACTGGAACGTGGTATCTATATCGGCGTAACCGGGCCAAATCTTGAGACCCCTGCTGAAACCAGAGCGTTCAGAATGCTCGGCGCAGATGCCGTTGGCATGTCCACGGTGCTGGAAGTCATTGCTGCACACCACATGGGCCTCAGGGTTTTGGGCATCTCCTGTCTGACCAACAAGAACCTGCCAGATTGCATGGCCGAGACCTCCCTGGAAGAGGTTATCGCCACAGCAGGCGCAGCCGCCAACAAACTCAGCAAGCTGCTCAATTCAGTCATAACCGCATTATAA
- a CDS encoding heavy metal-binding domain-containing protein, which yields MLSLLKKPEQETRMPDKIQSAKDLFTSGQFPVVTTKEMPGKNVKRIIGLAAFRGYDMEQAFYGMITRALSNGANAIIGYRENVAFHPDGSKYISCYGTAVRQIEVKA from the coding sequence ATGCTTTCCCTGCTCAAGAAACCTGAACAAGAGACCCGGATGCCGGACAAGATCCAGAGCGCCAAGGATCTGTTCACCAGCGGCCAATTTCCTGTTGTCACCACCAAGGAAATGCCCGGCAAAAACGTCAAGCGCATCATCGGACTGGCCGCATTCCGCGGCTACGACATGGAGCAGGCTTTTTACGGCATGATCACCCGTGCCCTGTCCAATGGCGCCAACGCCATTATCGGGTACCGTGAAAACGTGGCCTTCCATCCCGATGGCAGCAAGTACATTTCCTGCTACGGAACAGCCGTTCGTCAGATCGAAGTCAAAGCCTAA